TTATAGACATAACATTACTATAATTCATTATAACAGATAAATGATCCAACATAACGATAGAATAGTAATGTTATGTCTATAATAATATTAGGCATGTTGACTAACAGGTCTGAAAAAGGATagaaaaataaagcaaaacgaaCATTACACAATTATGATTGCAAGGCTCTAGTGCTGAAATCGTGCACAAAAATATCGGATAAAAGGTTCGTTTTTCACAAACCATTCGTGGCATTACATTGCACCTCATCGCTATGACCTCTTTTCTAACTACCCGTCGGGAAACTCGACGACGATCCTCGAAGTAAGAGTACTTTCAAAAAATTTCCAACGAATCAAGCCGGGGGTTAGGTTGATGAAGATATCAATCCACCCCTCCAAATTCATGGAAAACGCTTCTGCTAACGAAAAGTGTAGCACGCCCGCGCCAAACTTGAACCCACACCAAGAGCCTCTCAAGGTGATGTCCTTCGAATTGCCCACATCATTACCCATTTCCTTCCACTAACCAACCAGCCGGGGCCTAGCTCGGCTCATCGTGTGACGGttaagaagagaaaaaaagaatccagTGTCGATTATGCTAATCGAGCATGTTGCTGGCGCGAGTTAAGTGAAAAGGTTATTTTATTGGGAAACAAAGGGAGTTCCGTTCTCTGTGAGGGTCTCTAACAGACTGCTTGATTTACGCTTAAACTAGGTTACagtttgtttggaaaacagaagaggaaggaacgtGGGAGGAAGGAATGCACTCGATGTTATGATGCGACGGATGCACACAAATCACAACATCGATGCGTTGGGTGGCCGTTAACTTGCCCCCCTCTACTGTTGAGGCTCCGTCCGAAACACATGCATCATCGTGGGTTCGTTGTAGTTATGCTCGTCGGGTTCGTTGTTAGATGCTTGGTTTGGCATTGATGGCTGGTGAATATTGATGactgttctttttttccacAGTTTCATACAGATGTAGATGCAAGAGATAATAATCAGTATCACAGGCAGACTGATAATAGTGGTATGAAACCCATTCCATTTGATGCTGTTGGTTTCTAGTTTAATTTTCTGCATTTCATTTCTAAGTTCTTTGTGCAGTGAATGTAGGTGTTCCAGACTTAGATTGACTACGGAATTTTGTGGGGTGATTTTGATACCGTAGATTGGCAGGTTCAATGGTGATCCAAACATCTCTGTCTTATTGTTGGAGATCAGTTTTTCATCAATGAAGATATTGCATTCTTCGTAGGTTATTAGGAATGAACCCGTCAAGTTTCTTCTTTTAACGCCGCATGTGGTTTTTAAGGTGAAAGTACTGACTGCATCGATAATTAGATGATTCATATCCAAATGGatgatttcggtttttgctgGATTCGACACGTAGTCGCAAAGGGCTGTTTCTCCTTGTAGTAGTGCGGGAATGCATTTAGCATCGTCTCGTTGCAAGTCCTTGATGTCGTATATAAGTTTCTCGACATTGGGTATTATGTAAAATTGGGATTCGAGGGAAAGGTAGTATTGGTTGGGAACATGAACTTTCTTATAATTATTAGTTACAGCATAAAGTTCGATTTTCTTATAATAATCGTTTGTAAGCCTAGGACAACTTATTATGAACAGTATTTCATTATTGTTGGTTGCAATTTTTGTCCTTGTGTACGACAATGCTTCTGTAACTGTATGTATTGGGAGGTTTTGTTTCCTTAAGTCACTTATTAGTAAATCTACTTCTTTCCTATTTAATATGCGTGAATTCGTCACTCCTAATTTAGCTAAAGTTATACTATCAGTAACCAGACCTAACTTTTCCGAAAGATATTTAAGGTTCAAGAGAATGTTGATCGAATAAAGATCTACCGATGTATCTCGTGAAAGTTTTAGCGCCTCCTTAACTCTTCCTAGTGTCTCCGTTAGCTGAAGTGTAAGATCGTTATTGATTTTTACTTGTACATTGTTGTTGGTTATCAGATCATTAATAGTGGAATTTAGCAACCTTAAATCGTCGGCGTCTGGACTTCCCGCGATAAACTTCCAGACTGTGCCTATTGTGTCCCATCGTTTGCCTCTATGGATCGGGAATGTATTTTTCAGCATATCATTTGCGTTAGTGAATTCCTGTTCTATTATCGTTGTAAATTGAGTTTCCTCCAGAGAACTAAATTCAGCAGATAATATTCTAATTTCGCGTTGTATGGATGTTACATTGAAATGGTGTATGTAGTAGTTATTCCCTACTGCTACTCTCGCGTTGCCTCTGTTAAATGCAACTATTGGAATATTTTCCAAACTGGATATTGAAATATTCTGGCCTTggcagcaacataaaaatcTGAAAGGAAATATATTTACTCTTTTTTAATCTTTAAATCGTTTTTATGTATCCTCTTTCCGTCTGTAGTTGTGACAGTAGTTCGGTTAACTTTTTcgatattaatttttttatacggTTTAACATGCTTGAGCCTTCGTTTGGTTTTCATGTAAGCATCGGATTCCTTTGATATTTTTCGGTCTTCTCGCGATTGGTTGTGATACGATATATCcttatgttgttttttgctaATATTTATGCGAACTTTACTTAAAATTGTTGGTGTATCGTCTGAAGGTGTAATAATTTCCATAGGAGTGAACCTTGTGCAAGAGTGTATCGATGTGTTGTATTTATGTACCGATAAGTTGATTAGGTCAATTACCCCTTTGTCtggattttctgtttttgtaaTCCTATAAAGTTCCAATAAGGTGGAATGAAATCTTTCAACAATTCCATTTATTTCACTT
The sequence above is a segment of the Anopheles darlingi chromosome 2, idAnoDarlMG_H_01, whole genome shotgun sequence genome. Coding sequences within it:
- the LOC125948789 gene encoding uncharacterized protein LOC125948789, whose product is MWYLFLFLCCCQGQNISISSLENIPIVAFNRGNARVAVGNNYYIHHFNVTSIQREIRILSAEFSSLEETQFTTIIEQEFTNANDMLKNTFPIHRGKRWDTIGTVWKFIAGSPDADDLRLLNSTINDLITNNNVQVKINNDLTLQLTETLGRVKEALKLSRDTSVDLYSINILLNLKYLSEKLGLVTDSITLAKLGVTNSRILNRKEVDLLISDLRKQNLPIHTVTEALSYTRTKIATNNNEILFIISCPRLTNDYYKKIELYAVTNNYKKVHVPNQYYLSLESQFYIIPNVEKLIYDIKDLQRDDAKCIPALLQGETALCDYVSNPAKTEIIHLDMNHLIIDAVSTFTLKTTCGVKRRNLTGSFLITYEECNIFIDEKLISNNKTEMFGSPLNLPIYGIKITPQNSVVNLSLEHLHSLHKELRNEMQKIKLETNSIKWNGFHTTIISLPVILIIISCIYICMKLWKKRTVINIHQPSMPNQASNNEPDEHNYNEPTMMHVFRTEPQQ